A segment of the Candidatus Brocadiaceae bacterium genome:
GAACCCACCACGGGCCTGGACCCCCGCATCGCCCGCTCGATCGGCCGCCTGATCCACTCCTGCCACAAGCGCCTCGGCCTGACGGCCGTGATCGTGTCCCACGACATCCCCTACGTGTTCCGGATCGTGGACAGGATCGCGCTGCTCGACGACGGACGGTTCGTCTTCGCCGGCACCCCGGAGGAACTGGACGCGTGCGACGATCCGCGGGTACGCGCGTTCGTGGACGTCGAGGCCGAAGACGAGGCGGTTCCGTCCGGCGCGCGTGGCCGGGACGGGTAGGGACAAAGGACGGGTGTTCGCCTACTGACTGGAGGACGCACACAACGATGAAGGCCTTCCACGTGGAGATGACCGTCGGAGCGTTCATGGTACTGGGCATCCTGTGCCTCGGGTACCTGTCCGTCCGCCTCGGCGGACTGGAGCTATGGGGACGCGACTACCAGCAGGTCGACGCCGTCTTCAGCAACGTCGGAGGCCTGCGGGCCGGAGCGCCGGTGATGGTCGCCGGCGTCACGGTCGGCCGCATCGGGTCCATCACGCTCGAGGAGTACGCGGCCCGCGTGGTGCTGGAAGTCCGCAGCGACCTGGAACTCCAGGAGGACGCCATCGCGTCCATCAAGACCCAGGGCCTCATCGGCGAGAAGTTCGTCGAGATCAGCCCGGGCGGATCGGAGGAACTCATCCCGCCGGGCGGCCGCATCGCCCAGACCGAACCGGCGTTCGACTGGGAGTCCCTGATCGGCAAATACGCGTTCGGCGATATCTGACCAAGAGGAACGGAGGAGCCTTCAGATGTGTGAGCGGATCGCCCCATTGCTGCTTCTGTTCGGTCTGACGCTCTGCATGGCCGGCCGGGCCGCCCTGGCCGCCGAGCCCCCGGAGGACGCCGCGCCGAGCCCCGTCGAGTTCGCCCGCGTAGCCACCCAGAGCCTGTTCGACATCCTTCGCGACCCCGACCTGCAGGGCGACATCAACGCGGAGGCCCGCTACCAGGCGGTGCGCAAGGACTCCGACAAGAACTTCGACTGGACCGAGATGGCCCGGCGCTCCCTGGCGCGCCACTGGAACCGCCGGTCGACGCAGGAGCGCGAGGAGTTCACCAGGCTGTTCAGCCACCTGATCGCGAACACCTACCTGACCACCATCGAGCGCAACCTCGACGCCGAGATCCGCTACGAACAGGAGGACGTCAAGGAACGCTCCGCCACGGTCCGCACCCTGGCTGTCACCCGCGACCGCACGGAGGTGCCCATCGTCTACTGGCTGCGCAGCGCCGACGTCCCCCGCGACCCGCCCGAGACGGGAACCCGCCCGAGCTGGCTCGTCTACGACGTTCAGATCGAGGGCGTCAGCATGGTGTCCAACTACCGGTCACAGTTCAACAACATCATCGTCGGCTCCTCCTACGAGCGGCTGCTCGAACGCCTGAAGGAGCGTGTGGCCGAGGCCGACCGCAAGCGCGCCGAACTCGTGGCAGCCGCACGGAAGGCGCAGGAGGAGGCTCAATGAAGACCCGACTCCCCGTCGTCATGGCCCTGATGCTGGTCGCCGTCGGCTGCGCCGCCACGCGCCCGGCGGACACCGCCGGACAGAACCCCGCGGTCGCCGCACCCGGGGCGGCCGCCGGCGAGGTGGAGTCCGAGGAACTGCCCTGGCCGGACGAGTTCGACGACGGCCCCGAGATACGGGACCCCATCGAGCCGGTCAACCGCGCGTTCTTCGGCCTCAACGACAAGCTCTACTTCTGGGTCCTCAAGCCCGTCGCCGAAGGCTGGGCCGCCGTCAGCCCCCGGCCCGTGCGCGTGGGGCTCCGCAACGCCTTCGACAACCTCGGCGTCGTCGGCCGGGCGTTCAACTGCGCCGCCCAGGGCGATCTGAAGGGGACCGCCACCGAGGCCGCACGCTTCGGCCTCAACTCGACCGTCGGGGTGCTGGGCGTCTGGGATCCCGCCCTCAGGTGGTTCGACCTGAAGCCCCGCAAGGAAGACTTCGGACAGACCCTCGGGCACTACGGCATCGGGCCCGGCATCCATCTGACCCTGCCCGTCATGGGCCCGTCCTGCCTGCGCGACGCCATCGGCTCGATACCCGAGGCCCTCATGAATCCCCTGACCTACGTGGCCGGAGTCAGCGCCGTCCAGCGCATCAACGACCGGTCGCTCGGCGTCTGGGCCTACGAGGACCTGAAGGAGAACGCACTCGATCCCTACATCGCCGTCATGAGCGCCTACTACCAGCAGCGGCAGCACCTGGTCGATGAGAACGCCGCCCCCTGACGGGCCGCAATGGATAGCAGCCCCGGGCGTCCTCGCCCGGGGCCCGGAGCCGGGGGGGGCGGGGCCTGGGGGCAGGTGGCGGGCCGCCGCGCCGCCGTGCGCGTTCGTGCGTGTGCACGCCGTGGGGGCCCCAGCAACCGCACCGCAGAAATCGCCGGAAGCATGCTGCTTTTGCCCCTCGAGAAGCAGTAGAATACCCTGAGTGGACCCGGACACCCCGGTCCACGGCGTGCCGTTCCCCAGAGATCACAACCGGTAGATCCCGATCCATGGGAGACCTCAGGATGAATAAGTCGTTCTGCCTTTCGTGCGAGAAGCTGGTGCCCACTGAACGCGTGGACCGCGACGGCAAGGTCTACCTTGTCAAGCACTGCCCCGACTGCGGCGACACCGAGACGATGATCTCGAACCGTGCCGACCGCTGCAACGCGAAGCGGGAACTGGACTTCGACTACGACTACCACGGCTGCGCCATCCAGTGCCGGCAGTGCAACCTCGGCAAGGCGCCGACCTACGCGTTCATCAACCTGACGAACAGCTGCAACAGCAACTGCCCGATCTGCCTGGACAACGTGCCCGCCATGGGCTTCCGGTATGAGCCGCCGCTGGAGTACTTCGACAGCCTGTTCCGCCAGCTCTCCGAGATGGAAGAGCCGCCGACCATCGCCCTGTTCGGCGGCGAGCCGACCGTCCGCAAGGACCTGATGGACATCGTGAAGCTCTCGAAGTCCTACAAGCTGACGACCCGCATCTTCACCAACGGACAGAAGTTGGCCGATGAGGAGTACACGGCCGAACTCATCAAGAACCGCGCCATCATCATGATGTCATACGACGGGTCGAACCCCGAGACCTACACGCAGTTGCGCGGCACCCCGAAGGTGATGGAGCTGAAGCAGAAGGCCATCGAGAACATCGCCAGGACGCGGCGCGCCAAGGCCATCATGGTCTCGGTCATCGCGCACGGA
Coding sequences within it:
- the mlaD gene encoding outer membrane lipid asymmetry maintenance protein MlaD, whose product is MKAFHVEMTVGAFMVLGILCLGYLSVRLGGLELWGRDYQQVDAVFSNVGGLRAGAPVMVAGVTVGRIGSITLEEYAARVVLEVRSDLELQEDAIASIKTQGLIGEKFVEISPGGSEELIPPGGRIAQTEPAFDWESLIGKYAFGDI
- a CDS encoding ABC transporter substrate-binding protein, producing MCERIAPLLLLFGLTLCMAGRAALAAEPPEDAAPSPVEFARVATQSLFDILRDPDLQGDINAEARYQAVRKDSDKNFDWTEMARRSLARHWNRRSTQEREEFTRLFSHLIANTYLTTIERNLDAEIRYEQEDVKERSATVRTLAVTRDRTEVPIVYWLRSADVPRDPPETGTRPSWLVYDVQIEGVSMVSNYRSQFNNIIVGSSYERLLERLKERVAEADRKRAELVAAARKAQEEAQ
- a CDS encoding VacJ family lipoprotein translates to MKTRLPVVMALMLVAVGCAATRPADTAGQNPAVAAPGAAAGEVESEELPWPDEFDDGPEIRDPIEPVNRAFFGLNDKLYFWVLKPVAEGWAAVSPRPVRVGLRNAFDNLGVVGRAFNCAAQGDLKGTATEAARFGLNSTVGVLGVWDPALRWFDLKPRKEDFGQTLGHYGIGPGIHLTLPVMGPSCLRDAIGSIPEALMNPLTYVAGVSAVQRINDRSLGVWAYEDLKENALDPYIAVMSAYYQQRQHLVDENAAP